The proteins below come from a single Xenopus tropicalis strain Nigerian chromosome 9, UCB_Xtro_10.0, whole genome shotgun sequence genomic window:
- the LOC101733691 gene encoding uncharacterized protein LOC101733691 yields MQTSMDKLLSKVDSEKCVGIEISNKSSSIILSCPSSYCDSGFVHYPPSPSILPGTVEHCKFLETPATDNVTVDHCKIVEPASTAYGHVTHRVTFIPPTPASGTEGVLTYKLSGKYIIAIFFSNPYSMISHRVDFLLKIYTDTGKPIKNVYKEMKDESDSNHFLSHCNSGNETQTFEVSNDNVRVLATMTNTTKAVVRVHILDNNVGKSDDCRRHSSLPP; encoded by the exons ATGCAGACATCAATGGACAAATTACTTTCCAAAGTGGATTCTGAAAAATGCGTGGGCATCGAAATATCCAACAAGAGCAGTTCTATCATCTTATCGTGTCCAAG CAGCTATTGTGACAGTGGCTTTGTGCATTACCCGCCCAGCCCCAGCATCTTACCTGGCACCGTGGAGCACTGCAAGTTTCTGGAAACACCGGCAACAGACAATGTCACCGTGGACCACTGCAAGATTGTGGAACCAGCATCAACAGCCTATGGCCACGTGACGCACCGCGTGACTTTTATACCACCAACACCAGCCTCTGGCACCGAGGGAGTCCTCACTTATAAATTATCTGGAAAATACATCATAGCAATCTTCTTTTCTAACCCTTACAGTATGATTTCACATAGGGTAGATTTTCTGCTGAAGATCTATACTGACACTGGTAAACCcatcaaaaatgtttacaaagaGATGAAAGATGAAAGTGATTCCAACCATTTCTTGAGCCATTGTAATTCTGGCAATGAGACACAGACCTTTGAAGTTTCAAATGACAATGTAAGGGTTTTAGCTACAATGACAAATACCACAAAGGCTGTTGTAAGAGTACATATTCTAGATAACAATGTGGGTAAAAGTGACGATTGCCGTAGGCACAGCTCTTTGCCTCCATAA